A DNA window from Solanum lycopersicum chromosome 3, SLM_r2.1 contains the following coding sequences:
- the LOC101250966 gene encoding methylesterase 10 codes for MEKIGGIKSFNMEKIPKKHFILVHGFCHGSWCWYKIINLLEKCGHKVTALDLGGCGINMKQLNEIDSIFDYIQPLMDLMISLSKDEKIILVSHSYGGLCISLAMEAFPHKISTGVFISAYMPNHVDPPSLLILEYFKRTSVESLMDCQFKFDQGMENPPTSAIFGPQYMQANLYKNCQPEDLELSKMLIRPGKFFIQDMSKEGLLTQEKYGSVKRVYIVTQDDQVMQEEFQMYNIHKSPPHEVKIIANSGHMVMISRPHELFLCLQEIIENSYN; via the exons ATGGAGAAAATTGGAGgaattaaaagttttaacatGGAGAAAATTCCAAAGAAGCATTTTATCCTAGTTCATGGATTTTGTCATGGTTCTTGGTGTTGGtacaaaattatcaatttattgGAAAAATGTGGTCATAAAGTGACTGCTTTAGACCTTGGTGGTTGTGGAATTAATATGAAACAATTGAATGAAATTGATTCAATATTTGATTATATTCAACCTTTGATGGATCTTATGATATCTTTGTCTAAAGATGAAAAGATTATTTTGGTTAGTCATAGTTACGGTGGTCTTTGTATTTCTCTTGCTATGGAAGCTTTCCCACACAAAATTTCAACAGGAGTTTTTATCTCTGCTTATATGCCTAATCATGTGGATCCACCTTCTCTTCTTATTCTTGAg TACTTCAAGAGGACTTCAGTGGAGTCACTTATGGATTGCCAATTTAAGTTTGATCAAGGCATGGAAAATCCACCAACAAGTGCTATTTTTGGCCCACAGTACATGCAGGCTAATCTTTACAAGAATTGCCAACCAGAG GACTTGGAATTATCAAAAATGTTGATTAGACCAGGAAAGTTTTTCATACAAGACATGTCAAAGGAAGGGTTATTGACACAAGAAAAGTATGGATCAGTAAAAAGAGTTTACATTGTAACACAAGATGATCAAGTCATGCAAGAAGAATTtcaaatgtataatatacacAAAAGTCCTCCTCATGAAGTCAAAATTATTGCCAATTCTGGCCATATGGTTATGATATCTCGACCTCACGAGCTCTTTTTATGCCTAcaagaaataattgaaaattcatATAATTGA